A part of Microbulbifer sp. MI-G genomic DNA contains:
- a CDS encoding DUF3500 domain-containing protein, which produces MKCTLVLVLALVLADSIAAHEAPTHKHAQLIPIPAYRKPYGEAGAQASRQAAKAFLAALSETTGKRLMFALNAPERAGWSNLPAGIVDRTGIAVAELSDEQRGLLFDFLASSLSEEGYGRVMDIMAAEAFLSSDRRARRLQWDPQNYWISFYGTPSADLPWGWQYGGHHLVLNMSVANNKVETLSPSFVGTEPAVFSLNGVDYASMVDMHQAGYAVYSALDAEQRAEADAERVPRDVQTGPGKDGVIPPVIGIRASKLRNEQKALLLTAIQKWVAIQPSENAAPRMAQIESELNQTHFAWIGENTSNTPAYMRIQGPTLIIELLSTGGNVGENASGKGHYHSIYRNPSMEYGG; this is translated from the coding sequence ATGAAATGTACTTTGGTCCTGGTTCTTGCACTGGTGCTGGCCGATTCGATTGCCGCGCACGAGGCACCGACTCACAAACACGCTCAACTGATCCCGATCCCGGCCTATCGCAAGCCTTATGGTGAAGCGGGTGCGCAAGCTTCACGGCAAGCCGCCAAAGCTTTCCTGGCAGCTTTGAGTGAAACGACCGGGAAGCGGTTGATGTTTGCGCTCAATGCTCCGGAGCGCGCGGGTTGGTCCAACCTGCCTGCTGGTATTGTGGATCGTACAGGCATTGCTGTTGCCGAACTCTCTGATGAACAACGCGGCCTCCTGTTTGATTTTCTGGCTTCGTCTCTGAGTGAGGAGGGCTATGGGAGAGTCATGGATATCATGGCCGCGGAAGCTTTCCTGAGCAGCGACCGCCGTGCCCGGCGCCTGCAGTGGGACCCGCAGAACTATTGGATATCCTTCTATGGGACCCCATCTGCGGACTTGCCTTGGGGGTGGCAATATGGTGGCCACCATCTGGTGTTGAATATGTCGGTTGCAAACAACAAGGTCGAGACTCTGTCGCCCAGTTTCGTTGGCACCGAACCCGCAGTGTTTTCCCTGAATGGTGTTGACTATGCATCCATGGTCGATATGCACCAAGCCGGATATGCGGTCTATTCGGCCCTTGATGCCGAGCAGCGGGCAGAGGCCGATGCAGAGCGTGTTCCGCGGGATGTTCAAACCGGGCCGGGCAAGGATGGTGTCATCCCACCAGTGATCGGCATTCGTGCCTCAAAACTGCGCAATGAACAGAAGGCCCTGTTGCTCACGGCGATTCAAAAATGGGTTGCCATTCAGCCCTCGGAAAATGCCGCACCCCGAATGGCCCAGATTGAAAGTGAACTCAACCAGACACATTTTGCCTGGATTGGTGAAAACACCAGCAACACCCCCGCCTATATGCGTATCCAAGGCCCGACACTGATCATCGAGTTGCTTTCCACCGGAGGCAATGTCGGCGAAAATGCCAGTGGCAAAGGCCACTACCATTCCATTTATCGCAACCCCTCAATGGAGTATGGCGGTTAG
- a CDS encoding TSUP family transporter — MIELSSEISTSTYLILTAVAFAAGFVSAIAGGGGIITLPALLWAGIPPLDALGTNKFQSVFGTLSSTVNFLQKGQLQLKPLWPGLIAAIFGSLVGTWTVTRLGGEDLQILLPILLIAIALYFALSPRISDIDSKPRMGTGVFNLSVGSGVGFYGGFFGPGMGSIYALAFAALLGYNMRRATASTKPLVLATNTTSMILFILGGHLLLWLAISMSVAQFCGARIGSNLVISRGIQLIRPILILTTVAVAVKLLLEA, encoded by the coding sequence GTGATAGAACTCAGTAGCGAAATATCCACAAGCACCTACCTGATCTTGACCGCGGTAGCCTTTGCCGCGGGTTTTGTGAGTGCTATCGCCGGTGGTGGTGGCATTATTACCTTGCCCGCCCTTCTTTGGGCCGGCATCCCCCCGCTGGATGCCCTCGGTACCAATAAATTTCAAAGCGTCTTCGGTACACTTTCATCGACGGTCAATTTCCTACAGAAGGGACAGCTGCAATTAAAGCCTCTTTGGCCCGGCCTGATTGCTGCAATTTTTGGTTCTCTGGTGGGCACCTGGACCGTTACCCGGCTGGGCGGCGAAGATCTGCAGATCCTTTTACCGATTCTGCTTATTGCAATTGCGCTATACTTTGCGCTCTCCCCAAGGATATCCGATATCGATTCCAAACCCAGAATGGGCACTGGTGTATTCAACCTGTCCGTGGGTAGCGGGGTGGGCTTTTACGGCGGCTTCTTTGGCCCCGGTATGGGCTCTATCTATGCCCTCGCCTTCGCTGCACTCCTCGGCTACAACATGCGCAGAGCCACGGCATCCACCAAGCCCCTGGTTTTGGCAACCAATACCACCTCAATGATCTTGTTTATCCTGGGTGGTCATCTTTTGCTGTGGCTGGCAATCAGTATGTCTGTTGCCCAGTTTTGCGGTGCACGCATCGGCTCAAACCTGGTGATTTCACGGGGCATCCAGTTAATCAGGCCCATCCTTATTCTCACTACAGTTGCTGTAGCGGTAAAATTATTATTGGAGGCGTAA
- a CDS encoding DUF3857 domain-containing transglutaminase family protein, whose amino-acid sequence MRYRFLGQILATVLFLVTCLAKADPEITVEPTPAWVKTLTPVDSTQLPQGSVRYHLSNSQILHQGKDQQSYFQLKMEPLNQQGVGEISELTFGFYPAFQHLVVHDISIVRDGKRLNRLQKAAFKLFQTERELSSKLYSEQWSALYILEDIRPGDILTYAYTIQGSNPIFERSDFGRFYLSWPQSVDRRFVRIISDQKLNYRFNRRDHPVTVSRHQSNYVYELDLRDVPAVLAESEYPTWHDPLNYIQYSGYSNWEQVNTWARGLYAIDRTLPGSLRKQLDAWREESGLKEAVNKAIRYVQEDIRYFGIELGINSHQPRTPRATLEKRYGDCKDKALLLTSMLAHLGVHSSPALVSSSRGRDIGRDIPSPGSFDHVINLIQLNGREYWVDATAAGQGIQLRHKGFFNYEHALPVAPATRTLKRVEPSFAEKSLLSTEIEELFDIDPADNSAELRVNTTFSHLKAEQVRRFFLASDSEQIKNSYTNFIATYYPGVDPAPLISYSDNLEENRLKVSEHYQIQSFAKLSSARKIFSLYGSGIVQYISKPQRPIRRSPLALVHPVDIRQRAVANIRGELLWQEALGSTEIDNPWFTFSRTAELHEDSLSVEFVFQSKSDHVNQGDMSEYMAQFDKLDKALHYQFWAKGKASDQRNNSKEMKNLIKSLINK is encoded by the coding sequence TTGAGATATCGCTTTCTCGGTCAGATACTGGCCACTGTACTTTTCCTTGTCACATGCCTCGCAAAAGCCGACCCTGAGATCACGGTTGAACCAACCCCGGCGTGGGTGAAAACACTGACACCTGTAGACAGTACACAGCTTCCACAGGGTAGTGTCCGGTATCATCTGTCCAATTCCCAGATACTGCACCAGGGCAAAGACCAGCAATCCTATTTCCAATTGAAGATGGAGCCACTGAACCAACAGGGAGTAGGCGAGATATCCGAGTTGACCTTTGGCTTCTACCCGGCTTTTCAACACCTGGTGGTGCACGATATCAGTATTGTGCGCGACGGCAAGCGCCTGAATCGCCTGCAAAAAGCAGCCTTCAAGCTCTTTCAGACTGAGCGGGAACTCTCCAGCAAGCTGTATTCAGAGCAGTGGAGCGCGCTCTATATCCTTGAGGATATACGCCCCGGCGATATCCTCACTTACGCTTATACCATTCAAGGCAGCAACCCGATTTTTGAGCGCAGTGACTTTGGCCGTTTCTATCTCTCCTGGCCCCAGTCGGTAGACCGGCGCTTTGTACGCATTATCAGCGATCAAAAACTGAATTACCGCTTCAATCGTCGGGACCACCCGGTGACAGTCTCCCGCCACCAGAGCAATTATGTTTACGAACTCGATCTGCGCGACGTTCCCGCTGTGCTCGCAGAGAGTGAATACCCCACCTGGCACGATCCACTGAATTACATCCAGTACTCTGGTTACAGCAATTGGGAACAGGTCAATACCTGGGCCCGGGGCCTCTATGCCATTGACCGCACGCTTCCCGGCAGCTTGAGAAAGCAGCTGGATGCCTGGCGCGAGGAGTCCGGACTAAAAGAGGCGGTGAACAAAGCAATCCGCTATGTGCAGGAGGATATCCGCTATTTTGGCATCGAACTCGGCATCAACTCACACCAGCCAAGAACCCCGCGGGCAACTCTGGAAAAACGCTATGGCGACTGCAAGGACAAGGCGCTTCTATTAACCAGTATGCTCGCCCACCTCGGAGTGCATTCCTCCCCTGCACTGGTATCCTCCAGCCGCGGTCGGGATATTGGCAGGGATATTCCCTCTCCGGGGTCTTTCGATCATGTGATCAACCTGATCCAATTGAATGGCAGGGAATACTGGGTAGACGCCACCGCTGCCGGCCAGGGGATTCAACTCCGGCACAAGGGGTTCTTTAACTACGAACATGCCCTGCCGGTGGCCCCGGCCACCCGGACCCTAAAGAGGGTGGAACCCAGTTTTGCAGAAAAGTCGCTACTGAGTACAGAAATTGAAGAACTGTTTGATATAGACCCGGCAGACAACAGTGCCGAACTGAGGGTCAACACAACTTTTTCACACCTGAAAGCGGAACAGGTACGGCGATTTTTTCTGGCCTCGGATTCCGAACAGATCAAAAACAGCTATACCAATTTTATCGCGACCTATTATCCTGGCGTCGACCCTGCCCCTTTGATCAGCTACAGTGACAACCTGGAGGAAAACCGGCTAAAAGTATCCGAGCACTACCAAATACAGTCGTTTGCCAAATTGAGTTCGGCGCGCAAGATTTTTTCCCTGTATGGATCCGGTATTGTGCAGTATATCTCCAAACCACAAAGGCCAATCAGACGAAGTCCTTTGGCGTTGGTGCACCCCGTTGATATCCGTCAGCGTGCTGTGGCCAATATTCGTGGTGAATTGCTCTGGCAGGAAGCGTTGGGCAGCACCGAGATTGACAACCCCTGGTTCACTTTTTCCCGTACGGCTGAACTCCATGAGGACAGTCTCTCGGTGGAATTCGTCTTTCAATCCAAATCCGATCATGTGAACCAGGGTGATATGTCGGAATATATGGCACAATTCGATAAACTGGACAAGGCACTGCACTATCAGTTCTGGGCCAAGGGAAAGGCTTCTGACCAGCGCAACAACAGCAAAGAGATGAAAAATCTGATTAAATCCCTAATCAATAAATAA
- a CDS encoding PadR family transcriptional regulator produces MEPFEHKWDVQFRKGTLEMVILALLGQKAQFGLQLLQNLHQFETMKITEGTLYPLLDRLKRDGVVESYWLQEGESRPRKYYRLSDVGKDRLGGLKARWLKSVKDINQLFHKYNLEK; encoded by the coding sequence TTGGAGCCCTTTGAACATAAGTGGGATGTGCAATTCCGAAAAGGTACGCTTGAGATGGTGATTTTGGCTTTGCTTGGTCAAAAAGCCCAGTTCGGCCTTCAACTTCTACAAAACCTTCATCAATTCGAAACGATGAAAATTACGGAGGGCACTTTGTACCCTCTTCTTGATCGTTTAAAGCGAGACGGTGTTGTCGAAAGTTATTGGTTACAAGAAGGTGAGTCCAGACCAAGAAAATACTATCGGCTATCCGATGTAGGCAAAGATAGACTTGGTGGGCTTAAAGCCAGATGGCTGAAATCTGTAAAGGACATCAACCAGCTTTTTCACAAGTACAATCTTGAAAAATAA
- a CDS encoding PaaI family thioesterase: protein MCESLFSKIQNGDFPIPNAAATLGAQIIEVSRGLGTIEIEFEGKPAFTNPVGNIQGGFLAAMLDDTMGPALAATLKEDEFAPTLELSIQFIASARVGKLVGYGRIVSKGQNVCFLEGELKQDGKLVAKANATALIRQIRR, encoded by the coding sequence ATGTGCGAAAGTCTATTCAGTAAAATACAAAACGGAGATTTCCCCATACCCAATGCTGCAGCAACTCTAGGCGCTCAGATAATCGAGGTTTCTAGGGGACTTGGCACCATTGAAATAGAATTCGAGGGGAAACCTGCATTCACAAATCCGGTTGGAAATATCCAGGGTGGATTCTTGGCGGCAATGCTTGATGATACAATGGGCCCGGCGCTCGCTGCCACCCTAAAAGAAGACGAATTTGCCCCTACACTTGAGCTTAGCATCCAGTTTATTGCGTCCGCCAGAGTAGGAAAACTGGTTGGATATGGACGGATAGTTTCCAAAGGGCAGAACGTATGCTTTTTGGAAGGCGAACTGAAACAAGACGGCAAATTGGTAGCTAAAGCGAATGCGACAGCCTTGATACGTCAGATTCGGCGATAA
- a CDS encoding DUF3014 domain-containing protein: MSEQQSRQGWIIGIIVVIIVAAAAYWLWTGDEQKKEIPSTTIIEEPKTAPEPETLAQPQEQAPEPKPPEPAPAEEPGRAPPPPLNNSDKSAYQDLMGLAPDNALSRWLVPSEVIRKWVAAINAGSRGTLIYKHRPLRKLRGPILVTGSSVEGYQLSPSNYRRYDQPVRLFALMNTEAAVSLYQYWYPRLAQAYAELGIRNKTFHQVVLEAIDKVLAAPEIEGPIQLVRPSVYYKFADPKLEKLPGVQKLMIRMGPENAIRVKEKLKELREKLEAVPVQQPQSNP, translated from the coding sequence ATGTCGGAACAACAATCTAGGCAAGGGTGGATCATCGGAATTATTGTGGTGATCATCGTCGCAGCAGCAGCCTATTGGCTCTGGACCGGCGACGAACAGAAAAAAGAAATTCCCTCCACAACCATCATTGAGGAACCCAAGACAGCACCCGAACCGGAAACCCTGGCGCAACCGCAAGAGCAGGCCCCCGAGCCCAAACCCCCGGAACCCGCACCAGCCGAAGAACCGGGCAGAGCACCACCGCCTCCACTTAACAACAGTGACAAGTCTGCCTATCAGGATTTGATGGGCCTGGCCCCAGACAATGCCCTGTCCCGCTGGCTGGTCCCCAGTGAAGTGATTCGCAAGTGGGTAGCCGCGATCAATGCTGGTTCCCGCGGTACGCTGATTTACAAGCACCGGCCCTTAAGGAAACTCCGGGGTCCTATTTTGGTTACCGGCTCCTCTGTGGAGGGCTATCAGCTGTCACCAAGCAACTACCGCCGCTATGATCAGCCCGTGCGCTTGTTCGCCCTGATGAATACAGAAGCCGCAGTTAGTCTCTACCAGTACTGGTACCCACGCCTGGCACAGGCCTATGCTGAACTGGGTATTCGCAATAAAACTTTCCACCAGGTGGTGCTGGAAGCCATTGACAAAGTGCTCGCAGCACCGGAAATTGAGGGCCCCATCCAACTCGTGCGCCCTTCGGTATACTACAAGTTTGCCGATCCCAAGCTGGAAAAACTGCCGGGCGTGCAGAAGCTGATGATTCGTATGGGGCCGGAAAATGCCATCCGGGTAAAAGAGAAGCTCAAGGAGCTGAGGGAAAAGCTGGAGGCGGTACCGGTTCAACAGCCACAATCCAATCCGTAA
- a CDS encoding VOC family protein translates to MIDLMNSFPVFIVKDLKAAKNFYSKYFGFNIAFENTWYLHLISNSGVQIGFMLPDQPTQPNMFHKAYNGNGVIFSLEVEDADSAFAAAKQCALDIVLEIRSEDWGQRHFCVKDVNGIYLDIVQTIEATGEYR, encoded by the coding sequence ATGATAGACTTAATGAATTCATTTCCAGTATTCATCGTTAAGGACCTCAAGGCTGCAAAAAATTTCTACTCAAAGTATTTTGGATTTAATATTGCATTTGAAAACACATGGTATCTACACCTCATATCAAACTCTGGCGTTCAAATTGGATTTATGTTACCAGATCAGCCAACACAACCAAATATGTTTCATAAAGCATATAATGGAAATGGGGTAATTTTTAGTCTTGAAGTTGAGGATGCAGATTCAGCATTTGCCGCAGCAAAGCAATGTGCACTAGACATTGTCCTGGAAATCCGTTCAGAAGACTGGGGACAGCGCCATTTTTGTGTAAAAGATGTAAATGGAATTTATCTGGATATTGTTCAGACTATAGAAGCAACAGGGGAGTATCGATAG
- a CDS encoding universal stress protein yields the protein MEQQSTLFVVVDPNDEKHVALERALTTARGRNPQPRLAVFVAVDGEAVDTRAVNDHLFRDESWFREQIREPIAAAGLTCEITVCWSSDWQAAIVQEAKRCDAEMIYLPVHAKSSRRFTFAESKWRVLKTARCPVVLIRPGAKEARKVVLATVNYQAKTLEQRQLNRQISERATYIAGHYGAELHLVNAYLDSMLYPDRGALAKLADKTGVPTHRIHVKRGYTSDVVEAVAREIDADLVVMGTLNQYGATGSLLRGNTAERVIGQLDVDVMVCNQFTTTEMKTD from the coding sequence ATGGAACAGCAGAGCACCCTATTTGTGGTGGTGGACCCCAACGACGAAAAGCACGTGGCGCTGGAGCGGGCGCTGACCACTGCCAGGGGGCGCAATCCCCAGCCGCGCCTGGCAGTATTTGTGGCGGTCGATGGTGAAGCCGTCGATACCCGTGCGGTCAACGATCATCTCTTCCGAGACGAGTCCTGGTTCCGCGAGCAGATCCGCGAACCGATTGCCGCCGCCGGGCTCACCTGCGAGATTACAGTGTGCTGGTCCAGCGACTGGCAGGCCGCAATCGTACAGGAAGCCAAGCGCTGCGATGCGGAAATGATCTACCTTCCAGTGCATGCCAAGAGCAGCCGCCGCTTCACTTTCGCCGAATCCAAATGGCGAGTTCTCAAGACCGCGCGCTGCCCGGTAGTACTGATCCGCCCCGGCGCCAAAGAGGCGCGCAAAGTGGTACTGGCCACAGTGAATTACCAGGCCAAAACCCTGGAACAGCGCCAGTTGAATCGCCAGATCAGTGAGCGCGCCACCTATATCGCCGGCCACTACGGCGCGGAACTGCACTTAGTCAACGCCTACCTGGACTCCATGCTCTACCCGGACCGCGGCGCCCTGGCGAAGCTTGCCGACAAGACCGGCGTACCCACCCACCGCATTCACGTGAAGCGGGGATATACCAGTGATGTGGTGGAGGCCGTGGCCCGCGAGATCGACGCGGACCTGGTGGTAATGGGCACCCTGAACCAGTACGGTGCCACAGGCTCTCTGCTGCGCGGCAATACCGCAGAGCGCGTGATTGGTCAGTTGGATGTGGATGTGATGGTGTGCAACCAGTTTACCACCACGGAGATGAAAACCGACTGA
- a CDS encoding 1-acyl-sn-glycerol-3-phosphate acyltransferase: MSQHKELPAEIPRLGNRFTAAIGRLLIWLIGWRLEGTFPSEKKVMVALAPHTSNWDFVVAMPFIMAYRVRISWLMKKEAFFFPFRGLFTWLGGVPTDRSAAGGIAQQVASQFRDNEKMWVGITPEGTREKVTKWKNGFLRIAYAADVPIFLVAWDFPRKRLCLDSLYQPTGDLEQDMREIQLRFSKYQGYHRNKQTNTLKGNASSRDRTQ, encoded by the coding sequence ATGAGCCAGCATAAAGAGTTACCGGCAGAGATACCGCGTCTTGGCAACCGTTTTACCGCCGCCATTGGCAGGCTGTTGATCTGGCTGATAGGCTGGCGCCTGGAAGGCACCTTTCCATCGGAAAAAAAAGTGATGGTGGCACTGGCCCCGCACACCTCCAACTGGGACTTTGTTGTGGCCATGCCGTTTATCATGGCCTATCGGGTAAGGATTTCCTGGCTGATGAAGAAAGAGGCCTTTTTCTTTCCCTTCAGGGGGCTATTTACATGGCTCGGCGGCGTACCCACCGACCGCTCTGCTGCCGGCGGTATCGCACAACAGGTGGCATCCCAGTTCCGAGACAATGAAAAGATGTGGGTAGGCATCACCCCAGAGGGCACACGCGAGAAAGTCACCAAATGGAAAAACGGCTTTTTGCGCATTGCCTACGCTGCCGATGTGCCCATTTTCCTGGTTGCCTGGGATTTCCCCCGAAAACGTCTTTGTCTGGACTCCCTGTATCAGCCTACAGGGGACCTGGAACAGGATATGCGGGAAATTCAGCTTCGCTTCAGTAAATATCAGGGATATCACCGCAATAAGCAGACCAACACCCTGAAGGGTAATGCATCCTCCCGTGATAGAACTCAGTAG
- a CDS encoding peptide chain release factor 3, producing the protein MNSDFSHKIQQRRTFAIISHPDAGKTTVTEKLLLFGNAIQLAGSVKGKKGPHARSDWMSMERERGISVTSSVMQFPYRNRTVNLLDTPGHEDFSEDTYRVLTAVDSALMVIDGAKGVEDRTIKLMNVCRLRTTPILSFINKLDRDIRDPIEVMDEIEKVLDIQAAPINWPLASGKNFKGVYNLYTDTIHVFTQGQGHTIPDDIQIKGLDTAEAHALLGEYAEEIREEIELVRGATHQFDLEAYLKGELTPVFFGTALGNFGVREMLDGFVEWAPDPQPRATRERQVAPIEEKFSGFVFKIQANMDPKHRDRIAFMRVCSGTYNRGMKVKHVRIGKEIKIADAVTFMAGDRSHVEEAIAGDIIGLHNHGTIQIGDTFTEGELLKFTGIPNFAPELFRRIRLKDPLKLKQLQKGLQQLSEEGSTQVFFPQESNDIIVGAVGVLQFEVVAYRLRDEYKVDAIYENVNITTARWVESDSPREMEHFRRKASTNLARDGSGHLTYLAPTRVNLQLAEERYPDIRFYATREH; encoded by the coding sequence ATGAATTCTGATTTTTCCCATAAAATTCAACAACGTAGAACTTTTGCTATCATATCCCACCCGGACGCCGGGAAAACCACTGTGACCGAAAAACTGTTGCTGTTCGGAAATGCGATACAACTGGCCGGCTCGGTCAAGGGTAAGAAAGGGCCACACGCACGCTCTGACTGGATGTCCATGGAGCGGGAAAGAGGTATCTCTGTCACCTCTTCGGTAATGCAGTTTCCCTACAGGAATCGCACGGTAAACCTGCTGGATACTCCGGGGCACGAGGACTTCTCCGAGGATACATACCGGGTACTCACCGCGGTGGATTCCGCACTGATGGTGATCGATGGAGCTAAAGGTGTCGAAGACCGCACTATTAAGCTGATGAATGTGTGCCGCTTGCGGACTACCCCGATTCTTTCCTTTATCAACAAACTGGACCGGGATATCCGCGACCCTATTGAGGTTATGGATGAAATCGAGAAGGTGCTCGATATTCAGGCTGCGCCAATAAACTGGCCACTTGCCTCCGGTAAAAACTTTAAAGGCGTGTACAACCTCTACACCGACACGATTCACGTATTTACCCAGGGACAGGGGCACACCATTCCGGACGATATCCAGATCAAGGGCCTGGATACTGCAGAAGCCCATGCCTTGCTGGGCGAGTATGCAGAAGAAATTCGTGAGGAAATCGAACTGGTGCGCGGCGCCACACACCAGTTTGACCTGGAAGCCTATCTGAAAGGTGAACTCACCCCGGTATTTTTCGGTACCGCACTGGGTAATTTCGGCGTGCGTGAAATGCTAGATGGCTTTGTGGAATGGGCTCCCGACCCACAACCACGGGCAACCCGCGAGCGCCAGGTAGCTCCTATCGAGGAAAAATTCTCGGGCTTTGTCTTTAAGATTCAGGCCAATATGGACCCGAAACACCGCGACCGTATCGCCTTTATGCGCGTGTGCTCCGGCACTTACAACCGCGGGATGAAGGTAAAACACGTGCGTATCGGCAAGGAGATCAAAATTGCCGATGCTGTCACCTTTATGGCCGGAGATCGCTCTCACGTGGAGGAAGCCATTGCCGGGGATATTATCGGCCTGCACAACCATGGCACCATACAGATTGGCGATACCTTTACGGAGGGGGAATTACTCAAATTTACCGGTATTCCGAATTTCGCCCCGGAATTGTTCCGCCGAATCCGCCTGAAAGACCCACTGAAACTCAAGCAACTGCAAAAGGGGTTACAGCAGCTCTCCGAAGAGGGCTCCACACAGGTCTTTTTTCCGCAGGAGAGTAACGACATTATCGTCGGTGCGGTTGGTGTTCTCCAGTTTGAGGTGGTGGCTTACCGCCTCAGAGATGAGTACAAGGTCGACGCCATTTACGAAAATGTCAATATCACCACCGCCCGATGGGTGGAGAGCGACAGCCCCAGGGAAATGGAACATTTCAGGCGCAAAGCAAGCACCAACCTTGCCAGGGATGGCAGTGGACATCTCACCTACCTGGCACCAACCCGGGTAAACCTGCAACTGGCTGAGGAGCGCTATCCGGATATCCGCTTTTATGCCACCCGGGAACATTAG
- a CDS encoding HAAS signaling domain-containing protein — translation MARNKLIYNYLSELKLYLSSISEVQALEVAQEIESHIYDALSLQDNAENTEIESILAKLGTPRELAAGYIEHIAIGCAPPKGLNPLSRFKKGVSRSFYYLVYTAGFGIGLTLVLAAILMVITPSLFGVWLAEHGNSVVISFNQPDYPVQEIPAIGLVPISALIGSGTLYLTYKISRILKMHI, via the coding sequence ATGGCAAGAAACAAATTAATTTATAACTACTTATCTGAACTGAAGCTTTACTTATCCAGCATCAGTGAGGTTCAGGCTCTGGAAGTGGCCCAAGAAATTGAAAGCCATATCTATGACGCTCTCTCTTTACAAGACAATGCAGAGAATACAGAAATTGAATCAATTCTGGCAAAGTTAGGTACACCCAGGGAATTGGCAGCAGGATATATCGAACATATCGCGATAGGCTGCGCACCGCCAAAAGGCTTAAACCCTTTATCAAGGTTTAAAAAAGGAGTGAGCAGGAGTTTCTACTATTTAGTCTACACGGCTGGATTTGGAATTGGTCTTACCCTGGTTTTAGCTGCAATACTGATGGTGATTACACCTTCACTCTTTGGTGTCTGGCTGGCTGAACATGGCAACAGTGTAGTAATCTCATTTAACCAGCCTGATTACCCGGTACAAGAAATACCGGCTATCGGGTTGGTTCCTATCTCCGCATTGATTGGCTCTGGAACATTATATTTAACTTACAAAATTTCCCGCATATTAAAAATGCATATTTAG
- a CDS encoding metallophosphoesterase yields the protein MSIILTNLKHFGITFIVLITGVVAFGLFIGADAHLFENKLAYKLDGEVHVFYDNNTLVTKTLRGNKDDGYYVDTSTLSEDETLIFPVSFPLDNSTFNVTIDPEITIPDTTYNDGESIIALSDIESGFSAFREFLVIHGVADTHLNWTFDRGHLVLVGDFVDRGASTTQILWGIYKLEQSAKGAGGKVHFIIGNHEIKNLQGNYQSAQKKYFYIAGMLGKQQYQLFDDNAFLGRWLSSKNVLEVINSVAFTHGGIHPRITEFGLSLSDINSIVRKGYRRLYYTPTLETKESFLQSSTTGPAWYRGYFKDNLSQPEVEQSLKAVKAKAVVVGHTLQSKINTLYNKKVIAIDVKHPKDYLFSLPFRKSEGLLVKNGKYFRLLENGEAKEI from the coding sequence ATGTCTATAATTCTTACCAATTTAAAGCACTTCGGGATTACCTTTATAGTATTGATAACCGGTGTAGTTGCATTTGGGTTATTTATTGGCGCTGATGCCCACTTATTCGAAAATAAACTTGCCTATAAATTGGATGGTGAAGTGCATGTATTTTATGATAATAACACGCTGGTCACCAAAACATTAAGAGGCAATAAGGATGATGGATATTACGTGGATACCAGTACACTTTCCGAAGATGAAACGTTAATCTTTCCCGTTTCATTTCCACTAGATAACAGTACGTTTAATGTCACTATTGATCCTGAAATCACAATACCAGATACAACTTATAACGATGGCGAATCCATAATAGCCCTATCTGATATCGAAAGTGGTTTTAGTGCATTTCGAGAGTTTCTAGTTATTCACGGGGTAGCAGACACACATCTTAACTGGACTTTTGACCGGGGTCATCTTGTACTGGTTGGCGATTTTGTTGACCGTGGTGCCTCCACAACTCAGATTCTTTGGGGAATCTATAAGTTAGAACAATCTGCTAAGGGAGCAGGAGGTAAAGTACACTTCATCATCGGAAATCATGAAATAAAAAACCTTCAAGGGAACTATCAGTCTGCGCAAAAAAAATATTTTTATATTGCAGGCATGCTTGGAAAACAGCAATACCAACTGTTTGATGACAATGCATTTTTAGGCCGCTGGCTGTCTTCTAAAAATGTTCTTGAAGTCATTAATAGTGTTGCTTTCACGCATGGCGGTATTCATCCCAGGATAACTGAATTCGGACTCTCTTTATCTGATATCAATAGCATCGTTCGAAAAGGCTATAGAAGACTCTATTACACTCCAACTCTTGAAACAAAAGAATCTTTTTTACAATCCAGCACAACCGGACCTGCATGGTATCGAGGGTACTTTAAAGATAATTTATCACAACCTGAGGTTGAGCAGAGCCTAAAAGCAGTTAAAGCCAAAGCCGTGGTTGTCGGCCACACATTGCAAAGTAAAATCAACACCCTATATAACAAAAAAGTTATAGCAATTGATGTGAAGCATCCAAAAGATTATTTATTCAGTTTGCCATTCCGGAAAAGCGAGGGTCTTCTAGTCAAAAACGGGAAATACTTTAGACTGCTGGAAAATGGTGAAGCGAAAGAAATTTAA